One window from the genome of Amycolatopsis sp. NBC_01480 encodes:
- a CDS encoding AAA family ATPase — protein sequence MVLNGPPAVGKSTLAGRYADEHPPALALDIDKVRALIGGWRENPSAAGLAARELAIAAARAHLEAGLDVVIPQLLGRWEFLDRLAALAQETGASFHEIVLWDSKDEILRRFAERTPAPEHPDTTPAEIAALYDRLASRLETRSRADVVPVSAGRVDDAYRAFLSRLD from the coding sequence ATCGTTCTCAACGGCCCGCCCGCCGTCGGCAAGTCGACGCTGGCGGGCCGTTATGCCGACGAGCACCCGCCGGCGCTGGCCCTGGACATCGACAAGGTGCGCGCGCTGATCGGCGGCTGGCGGGAGAACCCGTCCGCGGCCGGTCTCGCCGCTCGAGAGCTGGCGATCGCCGCCGCCCGCGCGCATCTCGAGGCGGGCCTCGACGTCGTCATCCCGCAGCTGCTCGGGAGATGGGAATTCCTGGACCGGCTGGCCGCGCTGGCGCAAGAGACCGGCGCGAGCTTCCACGAGATCGTCCTGTGGGACAGCAAGGACGAGATCCTCCGCCGGTTCGCCGAGCGGACGCCGGCGCCCGAGCACCCCGACACCACGCCCGCCGAAATCGCCGCGCTCTACGACCGGCTCGCGTCACGCCTGGAGACCCGTTCCCGCGCAGACGTGGTGCCCGTGTCCGCCGGACGGGTGGACGACGCCTACCGTGCGTTCCTGTCCCGGCTCGACTGA
- a CDS encoding chitinase: protein MSLRRILQAVGITAAAFVATAAAVIPASTATAALTRSATVSSPAASFIVSEDQFNQIFPGRNSFYTYGGLTAALDAYPGFANTGSDTVKKQEAAAFLANVSHETGGLVYIVEQNTSNYPHYCDTSQSYGCPAGTAAYYGRGPIQLSWNFNYKAAGDALGIDLLNNPYLVEQDAAVSWKTGLWYWNTQTGPGTMTPHDAMVNQRGFGETIRSINGSIECNGGNPAQVQSRIDAYTKITGILGVDPGANLSC from the coding sequence ATGTCTCTACGAAGGATTTTGCAGGCCGTCGGAATCACGGCCGCCGCGTTCGTCGCCACTGCGGCGGCGGTAATCCCGGCTTCGACGGCCACCGCGGCACTCACCAGAAGCGCCACCGTTTCCTCGCCGGCCGCCAGCTTTATCGTCAGTGAGGACCAGTTCAACCAGATCTTCCCGGGCCGGAATTCCTTTTATACCTACGGTGGGCTGACGGCCGCGCTCGACGCGTACCCCGGTTTCGCCAATACCGGCAGCGACACGGTGAAGAAGCAGGAGGCGGCGGCGTTCCTGGCCAACGTCAGCCACGAGACCGGCGGGCTCGTCTACATCGTCGAGCAGAACACTTCGAACTACCCGCATTACTGCGACACGAGCCAGTCCTACGGCTGCCCGGCGGGCACGGCCGCGTACTACGGCCGCGGCCCGATCCAGCTGAGCTGGAACTTCAACTACAAGGCCGCGGGCGACGCGCTCGGCATCGACCTGCTGAACAACCCGTACCTGGTCGAGCAGGACGCGGCCGTCTCGTGGAAGACCGGGCTCTGGTACTGGAACACCCAGACCGGCCCCGGCACCATGACCCCGCACGACGCGATGGTCAACCAGCGCGGTTTCGGCGAGACGATCCGCAGCATCAACGGCTCCATCGAGTGCAACGGCGGCAACCCCGCCCAGGTGCAGAGCCGGATCGACGCCTACACGAAGATCACCGGCATCCTGGGCGTCGACCCGGGTGCGAACCTGAGCTGCTGA
- the trpS gene encoding tryptophan--tRNA ligase, which yields MSDEQTGRLRVLSGIQPTADSFHLGNYLGALRQWVRLQDTHETFYCVVDLHAITVEQDPKVLLERTRRSAAQLLAIGVDPQRSALFVQSHVAEHAQLSWVLECQTGFGEASRMTQFKDKSAKQGTDRASVGLFTYPILQAADILLYQANAVPVGEDQRQHLELTRNLAQRFNNRLGKTFTVPEPHIVKDTAKIFDLQDPTAKMSKSASAANGLVELLEDPKRSAKKIRSAVTDTGREVRFDAENKAGVSNLLTIYSALTDRTIADLEAAYDGKGYGDLKKDLADVLVEWVTPLQERVQSYLDDVAELDKVLAAGAQRAREVAAATLATVYERIGFLPAAR from the coding sequence GTGTCCGACGAACAGACCGGGCGCCTGCGGGTGCTTTCCGGGATCCAGCCGACTGCCGACTCGTTCCACCTCGGCAACTACCTCGGCGCGCTGCGCCAGTGGGTGCGGCTGCAGGACACGCACGAGACGTTCTACTGCGTGGTCGACCTGCACGCGATCACCGTCGAGCAGGATCCGAAGGTGCTGCTCGAGCGGACGCGGCGGTCGGCGGCCCAGTTGCTGGCCATCGGTGTGGACCCGCAGCGGAGTGCGCTTTTCGTGCAGAGCCACGTGGCCGAACACGCACAGCTGAGCTGGGTGCTGGAGTGCCAGACCGGCTTCGGCGAGGCCAGCCGGATGACGCAGTTCAAGGACAAGTCCGCCAAACAGGGCACGGACCGCGCCAGCGTCGGGCTCTTCACGTACCCGATCCTGCAGGCCGCGGACATCCTGCTCTACCAGGCGAACGCCGTGCCCGTCGGCGAGGACCAGCGCCAGCACCTCGAGCTGACGCGCAACCTCGCGCAGCGCTTCAACAACCGGCTCGGCAAGACGTTCACCGTGCCGGAGCCCCACATCGTCAAGGACACCGCGAAGATCTTCGACCTGCAGGACCCGACGGCGAAGATGAGCAAGTCCGCGTCCGCCGCGAACGGCCTGGTCGAGCTGCTCGAAGACCCGAAGCGCTCGGCGAAGAAGATCCGCTCCGCCGTCACCGACACCGGCCGCGAGGTCCGCTTCGACGCCGAGAACAAGGCCGGCGTCTCGAACCTGCTCACCATCTACTCCGCCCTCACCGACCGCACGATCGCGGACCTCGAGGCGGCCTACGACGGCAAGGGTTACGGCGACCTCAAGAAGGACCTCGCCGACGTGCTGGTGGAGTGGGTGACGCCGCTGCAGGAGCGCGTCCAGTCCTATTTGGACGATGTCGCCGAGCTGGACAAGGTCCTGGCCGCCGGGGCGCAGCGCGCCCGTGAGGTCGCGGCCGCCACCCTCGCGACGGTGTACGAGCGCATCGGCTTCCTGCCGGCGGCCCGCTGA
- a CDS encoding SH3 domain-containing protein, giving the protein MSKKTLIILAAIAAVVIIYVLNQKGQADAQGSTTGCKVSVTADVLNARETPDGNGKVVGKYLNGAEFDALPVVQNGFRKVAEGKWVAGDFVKPLAGSKC; this is encoded by the coding sequence TTGTCGAAGAAGACGCTGATCATCCTCGCTGCTATCGCCGCCGTGGTGATCATCTACGTGCTGAACCAGAAGGGCCAAGCCGACGCCCAGGGCTCCACGACCGGGTGCAAAGTCTCGGTGACCGCCGACGTCCTCAACGCCCGCGAAACCCCGGACGGCAACGGCAAAGTCGTCGGCAAATACCTCAACGGCGCCGAATTCGACGCGCTGCCGGTGGTACAGAACGGTTTCCGCAAGGTCGCCGAGGGCAAATGGGTGGCGGGGGACTTTGTGAAGCCGTTGGCTGGGTCGAAGTGCTGA
- a CDS encoding exodeoxyribonuclease III, which translates to MLTVSTVNVNGLRAAVKKGFVEWLATTKADVVACQEVRAEAGQLPASVVAPEGWFAVHAPSSVKGRSGVALYSRVEPEEVRIGFGEAEFEDSGRYLEMHLPGVVVASLYLPSGDVGTERQDEKERFMAAFLPYLVELRAKSAAAGREVVVVGDWNIAYDTVDLKNWRGNRKASGFLPEEREWLGRVYTEAGYTDVQRRLDPEGPGPYTWWSYRGQAFDNDSGWRIDCQLATPGLAEKVTSVVVERAASYDQRWSDHAPVTAVYDYPFTR; encoded by the coding sequence GTGCTGACCGTCTCCACCGTGAATGTCAACGGCCTTCGAGCCGCCGTGAAGAAGGGCTTCGTCGAGTGGCTTGCCACTACGAAGGCCGACGTTGTCGCTTGTCAGGAGGTGCGGGCTGAGGCTGGGCAATTGCCGGCGTCTGTTGTGGCGCCCGAGGGGTGGTTTGCTGTGCACGCGCCCTCCTCGGTGAAGGGGCGTAGTGGCGTCGCGCTTTATAGCCGCGTTGAGCCGGAAGAGGTGCGCATCGGATTTGGCGAGGCCGAGTTCGAGGACAGCGGGCGGTACCTCGAGATGCACCTGCCCGGGGTGGTCGTCGCGAGTCTTTACCTGCCCAGCGGGGACGTCGGCACCGAGCGGCAGGACGAAAAGGAACGCTTCATGGCGGCCTTCCTGCCTTACCTCGTCGAGTTGCGCGCGAAGTCCGCCGCGGCCGGGCGCGAGGTTGTGGTGGTCGGCGACTGGAACATCGCCTACGACACCGTCGACCTCAAGAACTGGCGCGGCAACCGGAAAGCCTCCGGCTTCCTCCCCGAGGAGCGCGAGTGGCTCGGCCGCGTCTACACCGAGGCCGGCTACACGGACGTCCAACGGCGCCTCGACCCCGAAGGCCCCGGCCCGTACACCTGGTGGTCCTACCGCGGCCAGGCCTTCGACAACGACTCCGGCTGGCGCATCGACTGCCAGCTCGCCACCCCGGGGCTGGCCGAGAAGGTCACCTCGGTGGTCGTCGAGCGCGCGGCGAGCTACGACCAGCGGTGGTCCGACCACGCGCCCGTCACCGCCGTTTACGACTACCCGTTCACCCGCTGA